The following proteins are encoded in a genomic region of Saccharopolyspora antimicrobica:
- a CDS encoding glycosyltransferase, which yields MRVLLSTTGSRGDVQPVIALALQLRGLGQDVRICAPPDFHDWIGSLGISSVPLGPQMRRGPWDLSSPEGRRRAAEDAVAAQFSTLPAAARDCDVLVACGAVQVAARSVAELAGIGYVHAHYCPATLPSPHHPPAPWPGWPADERGGNRERWRRDEQLWNDVWGPALNAHRAAAGLAPVTEVRNHVLTDRPWLAADPRLGPWPAPDDPGVFQTGAWLLPDERPLPAELESFLDAGEPPVYFGLGSRSAAADSSRSMVESARALGRRAIVSRGWAELPLPDGGADCLSIGDVDHRALFRRVAAVVHHGGAGTTTVAALAGAPQVVLPQVYDQHYWAERVERLGIGTARGTGSLAEALGRALEPGTAERAAATAAEIRTDGALITARQLVHRTDAS from the coding sequence GTGCGGGTGCTGTTGTCGACGACCGGGTCGCGTGGTGACGTCCAGCCGGTGATCGCGCTGGCGCTGCAACTGCGCGGCCTCGGCCAGGACGTCCGGATCTGCGCTCCACCGGACTTCCACGACTGGATCGGGAGTCTGGGCATCTCGTCGGTTCCGCTCGGGCCGCAGATGCGGCGCGGGCCGTGGGACCTCTCCTCACCGGAGGGACGGCGCCGCGCGGCCGAGGACGCGGTGGCCGCGCAGTTCAGCACGCTGCCCGCGGCGGCTCGGGATTGCGATGTGCTGGTGGCGTGCGGGGCCGTGCAGGTCGCGGCGCGGTCGGTGGCTGAACTCGCCGGGATCGGCTACGTCCACGCGCACTACTGCCCGGCCACCCTGCCGTCCCCGCACCACCCGCCCGCGCCGTGGCCGGGCTGGCCGGCCGACGAGCGCGGCGGCAACCGCGAGCGCTGGCGACGGGACGAGCAGCTCTGGAACGACGTGTGGGGCCCTGCGCTCAACGCCCACCGCGCGGCGGCCGGGCTGGCCCCGGTCACCGAGGTGCGCAACCACGTCCTCACCGACCGCCCGTGGCTGGCCGCCGACCCGCGGCTGGGCCCGTGGCCCGCCCCGGACGACCCGGGTGTGTTCCAGACCGGCGCGTGGCTCCTGCCGGACGAGCGCCCGCTGCCCGCGGAACTGGAGTCCTTCCTCGACGCCGGTGAGCCGCCGGTCTACTTCGGACTGGGCAGCAGGAGCGCGGCGGCCGACTCCAGCCGCTCGATGGTCGAGTCAGCCCGCGCTCTCGGCCGCCGCGCGATCGTCTCCCGCGGGTGGGCGGAACTGCCGCTGCCGGACGGCGGCGCGGACTGCCTCTCGATCGGCGACGTCGACCACCGCGCGCTGTTCCGGCGTGTCGCCGCCGTGGTGCACCACGGCGGCGCCGGGACCACCACGGTGGCAGCACTCGCCGGCGCGCCCCAGGTCGTGCTCCCGCAGGTCTACGACCAGCACTACTGGGCCGAGCGCGTGGAGCGTCTCGGGATCGGCACCGCGCGGGGCACCGGTTCGCTGGCCGAGGCGCTCGGCCGCGCCCTCGAACCCGGCACCGCCGAGCGCGCCGCCGCCACCGCCGCGGAGATCCGCACCGACGGCGCCCTCATCACGGCCCGGCAGCTGGTGCACCGCACCGACGCGTCCTGA
- the gndA gene encoding NADP-dependent phosphogluconate dehydrogenase, protein MSTSAQIGVTGLAVMGRNLARNFARNGYAVAVHNRTASRTRALLEEFGDEGEFIGAETAAEFVAALERPRRLVIMVKAGDPTDAVIEEFAPLLEDGDVIIDGGNAHFADTRRRERELRERGIHFVGTGISGGEEGALHGPSIMPGGSAESYASLGPLLEKISAKAADGAPCVTHVGPDGAGHFVKMVHNGIEYADMQLIAEAYQLLRDVAGYSPAQIAEVFRTWNTGRLDSYLIEITAEVLSHVDAATGKPFVDVVADQAEQKGTGRWTVQLALELGVPVSGIAEAVFARSLSGHTALREASRGLAGPTAQPLSGAEADAFADQVEQALYASKIVSYTQGFHEIAAGSAEYDWNIDLGAVAAIWRGGCIIRAAFLDRIRAAYDARPDLPSLLADETFATEIAEAQHDWRAVLGAAISQGVPTPGFAAALAYYDSLRADRLPAALTQGQRDYFGAHTYRRTDREGSFHTLWSEDRSEVQA, encoded by the coding sequence ATGAGCACGTCAGCGCAGATCGGCGTCACGGGGCTCGCGGTCATGGGCCGCAACCTGGCGCGCAACTTCGCGCGCAACGGCTACGCGGTCGCGGTGCACAACCGCACCGCGTCGCGGACCCGGGCGCTGCTGGAGGAGTTCGGCGACGAGGGCGAGTTCATCGGCGCCGAAACGGCCGCCGAGTTCGTCGCCGCACTGGAACGCCCGCGCCGGCTGGTGATCATGGTCAAGGCCGGGGACCCCACCGATGCGGTGATCGAGGAGTTCGCGCCGCTGCTGGAGGACGGCGATGTGATCATCGACGGCGGCAACGCGCACTTCGCCGACACCCGGCGCCGGGAGCGCGAGCTGCGCGAGCGCGGCATCCACTTCGTCGGCACCGGCATCTCCGGCGGTGAGGAGGGCGCGCTGCACGGGCCCAGCATCATGCCCGGCGGATCCGCGGAGTCCTACGCGTCGCTGGGCCCGTTGCTGGAGAAGATCTCCGCCAAGGCCGCCGACGGCGCACCCTGCGTGACGCACGTGGGGCCCGACGGGGCGGGCCACTTCGTGAAGATGGTGCACAACGGCATCGAGTACGCCGACATGCAGCTCATCGCCGAGGCCTACCAGCTGCTGCGCGACGTCGCCGGGTACTCCCCCGCCCAGATCGCCGAGGTGTTCCGCACCTGGAACACCGGCAGGCTCGACTCCTACCTGATCGAGATCACCGCCGAAGTGCTCTCGCACGTGGACGCCGCCACCGGCAAGCCGTTCGTGGACGTGGTGGCCGACCAGGCCGAGCAGAAGGGCACCGGCCGCTGGACCGTGCAGCTCGCCCTCGAACTCGGCGTGCCGGTCTCCGGGATCGCCGAAGCGGTCTTCGCCAGGTCGCTGTCGGGCCACACCGCGCTGCGCGAGGCCTCCCGCGGCCTGGCCGGCCCGACCGCGCAACCGCTCAGCGGCGCCGAGGCCGACGCGTTCGCCGACCAGGTGGAACAGGCGCTGTACGCGTCGAAGATCGTGTCCTACACGCAGGGCTTCCACGAGATCGCCGCGGGCAGCGCCGAGTACGACTGGAACATCGACCTGGGAGCGGTGGCGGCGATCTGGCGCGGCGGCTGCATCATCCGCGCCGCGTTCCTGGACCGCATCCGCGCCGCCTACGACGCCCGCCCGGACCTGCCGAGCCTGCTGGCCGACGAGACCTTCGCCACCGAGATCGCCGAAGCCCAGCACGACTGGCGAGCGGTCCTCGGAGCGGCCATCAGCCAGGGCGTGCCGACCCCGGGCTTCGCAGCGGCGCTGGCCTACTACGACTCCCTGCGCGCCGACCGCCTCCCGGCTGCGCTGACCCAGGGCCAGCGGGACTACTTCGGCGCCCACACCTACCGCCGCACCGACCGCGAAGGCTCCTTCCACACCCTCTGGTCCGAAGACCGCTCCGAAGTCCAGGCATAA
- a CDS encoding MFS transporter, whose amino-acid sequence MSSSATKSSPPRAGLREWLGLAVLSLPTLLVALDMSVLFLALPHLTAALGATSVELLWITDVYSFAIAGFLLTAGTLGDRIGHRRLLLIGAAGFGAASVVAAFSTSAGMLIAARAVLGAVAATLMPSTLALISTMFGDPRQRRIAIAGWSSTFMAGIAVGPVAGGALLEFFWWGSVFLLAVPVMVLLLVAGPALLPEQRAADAGRLDLLSVGLSLATVLPPVHALKELARGGSTTTVVLALVAGLVAGALFVRRQRRLTDPLFDLRLFADRGFSTALLVLLLGAATTSGITMFVAQYLQMADGLSPLRAALWLLPAAAALVASSMLAPVAARWIRPGYVVGAGLLVSSAGFAVLAQVDGPAGLAGVVVGLAIAYFGTGPADVLGTDLAVGAAPPGKAGAAASMSETTTELGVAVGTAGLGSLGALAYRGEMAGSVPAGIPPEAADRAADTMAGAITAAGQTPGDLAGELLALARDAYTGGLNAVSAAAAITTAMLAVLAIALLRHRAH is encoded by the coding sequence ATGTCGTCTTCTGCCACGAAATCCTCGCCGCCCCGGGCCGGCCTGCGGGAATGGCTGGGCCTGGCCGTGCTGAGCCTGCCCACCCTGCTGGTCGCGCTGGACATGAGCGTGCTGTTCCTGGCGCTCCCGCACCTGACCGCCGCACTGGGCGCCACCAGCGTCGAACTGCTGTGGATCACCGACGTCTACAGCTTCGCGATCGCCGGTTTCCTGCTCACCGCAGGAACTCTGGGCGACCGGATCGGCCACCGCAGGCTCCTGCTGATCGGTGCCGCGGGGTTCGGCGCCGCATCGGTGGTTGCCGCGTTCTCGACCAGCGCCGGGATGCTCATCGCCGCCCGAGCGGTCCTCGGCGCCGTCGCCGCCACCCTGATGCCCAGCACGCTCGCCCTGATCAGCACCATGTTCGGCGATCCGCGGCAGCGCCGGATCGCCATCGCCGGGTGGTCGAGCACATTCATGGCCGGTATCGCGGTCGGGCCGGTCGCCGGTGGCGCGCTGCTGGAGTTCTTCTGGTGGGGCTCGGTGTTCCTGCTGGCGGTGCCGGTGATGGTGCTGCTGCTGGTGGCCGGGCCCGCGCTGCTGCCCGAGCAGCGCGCCGCCGACGCCGGTCGCCTGGACCTGCTCAGCGTCGGTTTGTCGCTGGCCACCGTCCTGCCGCCCGTCCACGCCCTCAAGGAGCTGGCCAGGGGCGGCAGCACCACGACGGTGGTGCTGGCCCTAGTGGCCGGGCTGGTCGCCGGAGCGCTGTTCGTGCGGCGTCAGCGGCGGCTGACCGATCCCCTGTTCGACCTCCGGCTCTTCGCCGACCGGGGCTTCAGCACCGCGCTGCTGGTGCTGCTGCTCGGGGCGGCGACCACGAGCGGGATCACGATGTTCGTCGCGCAGTACCTGCAGATGGCCGACGGGCTCTCGCCGCTGCGGGCCGCTCTGTGGCTGCTGCCCGCAGCCGCGGCGCTGGTGGCGAGTTCGATGCTGGCACCGGTGGCCGCCCGGTGGATCAGGCCCGGCTACGTCGTCGGCGCCGGGCTGCTGGTCTCCTCGGCCGGGTTCGCGGTCCTGGCCCAGGTCGACGGCCCCGCCGGGCTGGCCGGAGTGGTGGTGGGCCTGGCCATCGCCTACTTCGGCACCGGGCCCGCCGACGTGCTCGGCACGGACCTGGCGGTCGGCGCCGCCCCACCCGGCAAGGCCGGTGCGGCGGCGTCGATGTCGGAGACCACGACCGAGCTCGGAGTGGCCGTGGGAACGGCCGGGCTGGGCAGTCTCGGTGCCCTCGCCTACCGCGGTGAGATGGCGGGCTCGGTGCCGGCGGGCATTCCGCCCGAGGCCGCCGACCGCGCCGCCGATACGATGGCGGGTGCGATCACCGCGGCCGGGCAAACGCCCGGCGACCTCGCCGGTGAGCTCCTCGCACTCGCGCGAGACGCCTACACCGGCGGGTTGAACGCGGTTTCCGCAGCGGCGGCCATCACCACAGCGATGCTGGCCGTGCTCGCCATCGCCCTCTTGCGCCACCGGGCGCACTAG
- a CDS encoding metallophosphoesterase family protein gives MRSSTGELLAISDLHVAMSENADIVRKLRPRTEHDWLLVAGDVAERSDQIEWALGLLAERFEKVVWVPGNHDLWTTERDSLQLRGEARYRELVRRCRELGVVTPEDEFPVWTGRGGPVTVVPLFVGYDYTFFPKGASTKEEALALAHEAGVVCTDEYLLHPDPHPTRDAWCRARLEYSERRLAECDPQLPTVLVNHYPLVREPTDVLWYPEFAQWCGTVRTADWHLRHRAAAVIYGHLHIPRTTFHDGVRFEEVSVGYPREWKRRGLPDDVLRPVFPEA, from the coding sequence ATGCGCTCCTCTACCGGTGAGCTCCTGGCCATCAGCGACCTGCACGTGGCGATGAGCGAGAACGCCGACATCGTCCGCAAGCTGCGGCCTCGCACCGAGCACGACTGGCTGCTGGTGGCCGGGGACGTCGCGGAACGCTCCGACCAGATCGAATGGGCGCTGGGCCTGCTGGCCGAGCGGTTCGAGAAGGTCGTGTGGGTGCCGGGCAACCACGACCTGTGGACCACCGAGCGGGACTCCCTGCAGCTGCGCGGCGAAGCCCGCTACCGCGAACTGGTGCGGCGCTGCCGCGAGCTCGGCGTGGTCACCCCGGAGGACGAGTTCCCGGTCTGGACCGGCCGCGGCGGCCCGGTCACCGTCGTCCCGCTGTTCGTGGGCTACGACTACACGTTCTTCCCGAAAGGCGCCTCCACCAAGGAAGAAGCGCTCGCCCTCGCCCACGAGGCGGGCGTGGTGTGCACCGACGAATACCTGCTGCACCCCGATCCGCACCCGACGCGCGACGCGTGGTGCCGCGCCCGGCTGGAGTACAGCGAGCGGCGGCTGGCCGAGTGCGACCCGCAGCTGCCGACCGTCCTGGTCAACCACTACCCGCTGGTGCGCGAACCCACGGACGTGCTCTGGTACCCGGAGTTCGCGCAGTGGTGCGGAACGGTGCGCACCGCCGACTGGCACCTGCGCCACCGCGCGGCGGCGGTGATCTACGGGCACCTACACATCCCGCGCACCACCTTCCACGACGGTGTCCGCTTCGAGGAGGTCTCGGTCGGCTACCCGAGGGAGTGGAAGCGCCGCGGGCTCCCCGACGACGTCCTGCGCCCCGTCTTCCCCGAGGCCTGA